The region CTCACCAATCAGCATACCATCGAGGCAGAGCTGCCAAGCCGTGCACAACAACCATTCTTCGGGATAAATATCCAGCAAATCGGCTTTAGCGTCGTAAATACCGCCTTTATTACGATAGTAGCGCAAATCGTCGTTGAGCGGCGTACATTTCCCCATAATTTGCGGCAGTTTTTTCGGCTTGCGGGCGGCGGCGCGGAGCTCCTCTGCCGTCGCCGCAATAAGCGTCAGGCGTTGGGTCGTGATGGTATGATGCATAGCACACCTCTATAAGTTTTTGGCGTAATACAGCACAAGTTCGCCATCTTCTTCGTAGTCCGTCCTCACAAGCGTATCATAGCCCCAGTACAAATAAATGGCGAGGGGGCGTGTATCCCTCGGCGCAACGCCGATTGTGATTTTCTTATACCCCAAGTCCGCCGCATGCTGTTCTATCAACTTGACGAGCCTTGACATATGGCCTTTGCCCTCGTGGCGCTTATCCATGCGCAAGGCGTTGAGATTGACCACTATACTGCCATCGGCGAGGTCCGTCCGTCCTTGAATACACTCGGACAAAAGCAGCAGTGTCCCCTCGCCAATGGGCGTACCGCGATAGAGCGTGACAAAGGTTTTACTTTTGCCGTCAAGGTTACTTTGAATAAAATTGTCACGCCACGCAATCCAACGCTCGTCGCCGGGGTTGTCGGCGATATTTTTCGCCCATATCTGTTCAAGATCATCGGGCGTGGCGGGCCTGTGCGTGTAATCGTTTATCATATTACTGTATCCTCCAAAACGCCTTGCAACTTGGCAATAACAACGCCATAGTTGGTAACGGGTACGGCGGCGTTCTTTATTTTTTCCAGCCTTGACAGCATGCTTTTCCTATTGAACATACAACCACCGCACTGCACGACCAACTTGTAGTCGCGCAAATTGCCCGGGAAATCGTTGCCTACGGCAAAGTCGAATTGCAGTTCGCCACCAGCATGCTTGTTGAGCAGCTTGGGAATTTTCTCCCGCCCAATATCGCCATCTTGTACAACGTGAGTACAAGATTCGGCAATCAGCACACGATCTCCCGGTCGCAAGCTATCGATAGCGTTTGCACCATCAATAAACAGCTCGATATCGCCCTTGGCTCGAGCGAAAAGCATGGAGAATGATGTCAATGGCATACCCTGCGGCAAATCTTCCCGTACTTGGCGGAAAACTTGCGAATCGGTTATGACAAGCTTGGGCAGCGAAGTTAAATGACGCAAAGCGTTTGATAGTTGTGCAGGCGTAGTTGATATGGCAGTACAGCCATTATCAAGCAGGTCGCGAATGACTTGCTGTTGCGGCAGAATCAGCCGTCCTTTGGGCGCTTGTTTATCCTGCGGCATCACAAGCAGCACGATATCGCCCGATTGTACCAAGTGCGCTGTTAACGGCGGTTCTAGTATTTGCGGCACAAGTGAGGCAATGGCTTCACACAATGACCCAATGCCTTCGCCTGTAAAGGCATTGACGGTGATAGCCGGGATAGATTCCTCTTCCATAGAGGAATGGCACAACGCATCGGGGCGATCCTCCACATTCTTCACCAAAAGAAAAGGCGTACCGTGCTGTGCCAGTCTGGTTCGCAAAGCATCTGTCTGCGGCGACACGTCGCCGCGTATGACAATTAGCACGATGTCAGCCTTTTCAAGAGCTTGCAGCGTTTTTTCAATACGCGCCTTGCCAAGGTCGCTTTGATCGTCGTGCCCTGCCGTATCCATCAGCACAACCGGTCCAAGCGACAAGAACTCCACCGCTTTGGCCACCACATCTGTCGTCGTACCGGGAATAGCTGAAACAAGCGCGGCGTTTTGCGCCAACAGGGTGTTGAAAAGCGTTGATTTTCCGACATTGCAGTCGCCCACGATGGCAATGTGTAGGCGCGTAGCGTTGGGCGTATTGAGCATAGAGACGCTCCTTTTTGATTTTATTATGCCACAAAATTACTCAGAGAGCAAGACCGCAATGCACCTTACGACAGTCTTTAAAACAGCTAATCAAAGATTTTGTCTGCAAAACACAAAAAATACTTGTCAAATTCGAACATTTGGTGTATAATGATGTCATATGGAGGTGGTTTCATGACGAAAAAAGACATTGGGCAGCGGCTCAAACGCCTACGACGCGATTGCGATATGACCCAGAAAGAAGCCGCCGATTTAATCGGACGCAGCCAACAAAATATCGCGCATTGGGAGGGCGGAGTGTCACAACCCGGTGCTGAGACATTGTTTACTTTGATTCGGCTGTATGGAGTGACATCGCTGGATGAGTTTTATGATAAAAATGCAGAAAAGCCACCGGAACAACCTGTTGTGATTCACAATGCCAAGCAAACGACAAATAGTATAATTGCATTTCCATCACAAGAAATAAAGCCTGCCGAAACACCAAATGCAGCGGCGGCAAAACGCGCCAATGCCTTGATGCGTGTGTTTTTGATGTTGGATGATTTGGGGCGTACGACTGTTGAACAAGTCGCGCACGCTGAGCAACGACGCTGTGAAGCTGCATTGACAGAACGTGAATTGCTCGTGTATGACACACCGGCAAGCGCGGGAGTTGGGCATTATTTGGACGGCGACGGGGCGCGGCGATTAACACTGCGCAACGTGCCGCGTGAAACCGATTTCGGTATACGTATCCAAGGCGACAGCATGGAACCGCGTTTACACGATGGCGACATTGCCTTTGTCAAAGCCACGCCTAGCCTACAAAACGGAGACATTGGGCTGTTTGTGTTGAATAATGAAAGCTTTTGCAAGCGATTGAGTATTGACTATTCGGCACAAAAAGTGTATCTTGAATCATTGAACGCAAAGTATCTGCCGATTGAAGTAAAGAGTGAAGATGTTTTGCGTACCGTTGGGAGAATTTTATGATTACCGTGGTAAAAGTTGGCACTTCAACCGTCACGCACGCGTCTGGCGACCCGAATATGCGCTTACTTGTCAAGCTGGCGCGAGTACTGAGCGACCTTGCTGCACGAGGACACTATATCGTGCTGGTCACAAGTGGCGCAATTGCTGTTGGTATTGCCAAGATGAACCTGTCCGAACGCCCCGCCGATTTGCCGGGCAAACAAGCTGCTGCTGCTGTCGGGCAATGCGCCTTGATGCACACCTATGACAGCGTTTTCAGCGATTATGGGCGCACGGTGGCGCAGATTTTGCTGTCCCGGCGCGACTTAGAGCATGAGCCGTCACGGCAGAACTTGCTCAACACTTTCAACACGCTGTTTGCCTTGCAATCCGTAGTAATTGTCAATGAAAATGACAGCGTAAGTGCCGAAGAAATCGAAGATTGCGGCATGATTTTTGGCGACAACGACAGGTTATCCGCCGAGGTGGCAGCATTGCTGAATGCTGATTTGCTTGTGTTGCTGTCTGACATTGATGCCGTATACGACGGCGATCCCCGTGAGAATGCAAACGCCAAGCCATTAGCAAAAATTCACGCCGTCGATGACGTGTTACGAGCTTGCGCACAAGGACCCGGCAGCGCGCGCGGCACAGGTGGCATGATGACCAAGCTGCAAGCGGCAGAGATATGTTTGACACACGGCATTGAGATGGTGATTGCGCACGGCGGCGAACCGGACGTGCTGTATGATATTATTGATGGAAAAAATGTGGGAACACGATTTTTGGCCTTATAAGGCATAAGGCATTTTTTGTCTATCAGAACAATTAACAGCGTACATTTATTTTCTTGTTCGGTGTTTTGTTTATTACCAATCTTACTTTTTGCTTGCAACCAATGCGTCAGTTTATTGTCTATTTGTTTAGTAAGGAGGTATTTTGCTTGGAGGATAGCGCAATTGTTGCTTTATACTGGCAACGGCAGGAAACGGCTCTCTCAAAAACTCAGGAAAAATATGGGCGACGGCTCTATGGTACAGCACAAAATATTTTGCGTGATGACGAAGATTCTAAAGAGTGCGTCAATGATGCACTCTTTAAGGCCTGGCAAGCGATCCCGCCAAGCCGCCCGGAATTATTAGGCGCTTTTTTGGTGAAAATTACACGTAACTTAGCTATCAATCGCTGGAAAGCCAAGCGCGCCGATAAGCGCGGCGGCGATGAAGTTGATTTGCTGCTGAGTGAGTTGCAAGACTGCATCCCCGCGGCGGGCGGCGTGGAAGATATGTTAAACGCCGCAGCCGTTACAGAAATCATCAACGAATATTTGCAGTCATTGGAGCAAACTGCACGGGTAATTTTTGTGCTGCGATATTTCCACGGCGAGAGTTTGGGTGATATCAGCAGACGATTTCAAATGAACGAAAACAATGTAAAGTCCATCTTATTTCGAGCGCGCAAGAAATTGAAGGCACAATTAGAGAAAGAAGAGGTGATTGTATGACAAAGCAAAAAGCTGAGACATTGTGGGCAAGCATCGGTCAGGTCGCCGATACGTTTATCGAGGAAGCCGAAACGGTGAAAGTGTTGCCGTGGAAGAAGCGTCAGCGCAAACGCAAACAAGTCATTGCTTGTGGCGCAATTGCGGCGGGGGCATCGGGCGCGGTGGCACTGACGGTGCTATTGCTACGGAAAAGAGGTGTGGCGGTCAGAGCTGTCAAGCCGATTTATATTTGCAGCAACTAACATGTCAGTATGCGTTTTTGCTAAGATAAAGTATACCCGACATGACCATATTCACGCCGCATTTCCCTGTTTCTTTCTAACAAGCGGCGTGTTTTGTGTGCTTTACACCAAATTTGACGCGGCAGCGCCGAACATGTTATAATACGCTGAGTTATCTTAGAACACAGGGGGGATTTCTATGAAAATGGCGATTAATCGGCGACTGACGTTACTACGGCAAGAGAAAAAAATTAGCCAGCGACAGGCTGCGCGGGACTTAGGCATTAGTCAGGCCTTGTTGTCACATTATGAAAACGGCGCACGCAAGCCGAGCTTGCAGTTTATCTGTGATGTCTGTGATTACTATGGTGTGACATCCGATTATCTGCTCGGGCGCAGTTTCTCGCGCGATGGTGCCGTCATTTTGGCCGAAGATGTGCCGTCGGCAGCTGGCGATAATGTGTTGCGCGGTCTGGCATCGGCTATGATGCAGAAAAAGATGATTATCAATGCTACAGGCATTCTCTTCGATATTCTCGGGCGTCCACGCAAAAACGAGCTTGTCAAGGCGGCGGCGCAGTATATCAGCTTGACGTATTACAAGCTGTTCCGACTGATGTACGCGTCCAACAAAGCCTTGCCAGACAACGCGTTTGCTGTTGACAGTTTAATTTATCAACAAGTCGCCGACTCGCAGCTAAAGACGGCGGAGGCCGAACTTGCAGTGCGATTGTCGGAACTCAGCGAACCGCTTAACGTCAGCTTTGAAACGCTTGCCGAGGAGTTTCCGCACTTTAACACGTCGTTGCTGTCGGTGCTGAATAACGCGGGGCGGGTGACACCTTCGGGTCAGCCGTTGCCTGCTGCAAAACGTACTAAATAGGAAATTTGACCAAAACCGCAGTCGCGCTATACGAGGTTCAGCCGATGTGAGGTGTATTGCGCTCTATGTCAGTAGTTCGCCAATCAGTGTGTTGCTGATTAACATCCCTTGCGGTGTCAACCGCCAACGTTTGCAGCCACTACCCTTTAGGTTTACATAATCAGTTAACCCATGAGCTTGGTATGATGCTAGTTTTTGGAAAGGCGACCCCTGCGGACAGCCGATTGCCGCCCCCGCATCACGCGGCAAATACTTCTCATATTCCTCGCGACAAACGCCGTGGGTGGTGCGGAGACCGAGCATGAGGTATTCTTCGGCGCGTTCTCGTTGTGTGACAGTCTGTTGCTGGGTGTAGATATTTCCGCCTGTTTGCATCGCGTGGATGTATGCTCGTATATCACACACAACGGCAGTGCGCAGGCCGTCGAAATCGCCGTGTGCTGACGCGCCGACACCGATATAGGGCTGTAATTGCCAATATTTCATATTGTGCCGCGCCTCATAACCGTTGCGCGCAAAGTTGGATATTTCATACTGCCCAAAGCCATGCACAGGCAGCAATTCCGTCATCAGGCAATATTGTTCGGCAAATTCGTCGTCGGTCGCTGTTTGTCCTGTTTTGTGCAGAGGCGTGTTAAGTTCGAGCTTCAGCCCGTAGCTTGAAATGTGTTGAATGGGCCATGTTGTAACACTTTCGAGTGTTTGCTGCCAATGTTTAATTGACTGCAACGGCAAACCGTAAAGCAGGTCGATGTTAATGTTGTCAAAGCCGGCTTGGCTCGCTTGCTGCACGGCTTGATAGGCTTGCTTTGCCGTGTGCATACGCCCTAACCATTGCAGCGCAGCCTCATCAAGTGACTGCACACCGACGGACAGGCGGTTTATACCGGAATGCTTCCATGCAATCAAGGTTGATGGCGTGATGGATTCTGGATTAGCTTCGAGTGTGATTTCGGCGTTTGGTGCAAGAATGAAATGATTGGCGATGACATCGAGCAAGACCGCAATTCGTGACGTACCAAAAAGCGACGGCGTTCCGCCGCCAAAGTAGACGGTGTCGATTGCTACCGGCGTTGTTTGCACGATTTGTTTTGTCAGCGCCCATAAGTAGTCATCGGCGTGTTGCGTGTCCATGGGCAGTGAATAAAAATCACAATACTTGCATTTTCGCGCGCAAAACGGCAAATGTACGTACAGACCTGTCAAAGAGACACCCCATTCTTACGTTGCTTGGCCGTCAGTTCGCGGCGATAGGCGTTGATTTCGGCGCCGGCCAGCACAATCAAGCAAAGGATAAAAACCCAGACCATCAGCCCCAAGAAAGCACCTATGCCACCGTAAATGCTCGAATACGGGTCAAAGTTGTTCATGTAAGCCTCGTAGACAAATGCCGAAGCAATCCAAGCCATAGCGGCAATAAACGCGCCCAGGACGTGTGTGCGCAGTTTTCCGCCGACGCCGGGTGTGAAACGATAGAGTAAAGTTAAAAAGCCGCTCAACACACCCAGCATGACAAGTATGCGCACGCCAGGGGTCATGGCGAAATTTTCCGTGCCAAGCTGATTGCTGATAAACTGTGCCGCTTGCCGTCCGAAAATGAGGACAAACATGGAAATGACCATTACTATACCAAAAGCAAAGGTAAAAATCAGCGCCAGAATGCGATAGCGCACAGGGCTAGCCATGCGTTTTTCGTGATAAGCGCGGTGGATGCCGCGCATCAATGCCCACACGCCCGTCGAAGCAGCCCATGTTGAGACAATGACGGCAAGGAGTGACCACTGACCGCCCAATCGACTGGCTTGTGTGATTTCTTCCACAATGTCGCTTGCTACGTCGCCGGGCAGTACGATGTGCAGCGTATCATTTGTCAATTCATTGCCTGTTTGGTACATCAGCGACACGAAAAACAACAATAGCGGATAAACTGACAGCATGAGGAAAAACGTCGTCTGCGCCGCCAGCCCCCACATGTCTTGGCGGTGGATGCGCTGCACGAGCGCGACAATGGTTTGTAATATTTTTCGCAGTGCTTGCATGGTTCTCACCTTTAATCTTTTACGTGGAGATAATGATTTATGATTTACCAACGATGCCGTATCAATACCACAGTACAATCGCTCGACGACGTAATTGCCGCACTATCGGCGGCGGGCTTTGATCAAATTGAAGTTGAAAGTACCGCTGAATTTCAATACCAGCTCGAAAACCGCCACAATTGGGAACTGATTGACGATGATTTTGCAGACAGTCTAACGCAAAATGCCGTGACGGTCTATACGCAGGACGACACACAAACGCAACGATTGCGTGAATGTGTCTGTCCCCTGCTCGACTGTCATTTGACCATCACAAAAGTTGACGAGCAGGATTGGGCAGATGCTTGGCAGCAGTATTATCGGCCGATTGATATCGGGGAACGGCTGCGCATCCAACCGGCATGGCTGGATTGTCAAGACATTGGCAACCGGCGCATCTTTTACAACAATCCCGGCATGAGTTTTGGCACCGGCACGCACGCTAGCACATTGCTTTGTCTCGAAATGCTCGAAAGCAATATCCAGGGCAGCGAGCGTGTGCTTGATATCGGTTGCGGCAGCGGAATTTTATTTATTTCGGCGCTGCTGCTAGGCGCAGGCGAAGCATTCGCCATCGACATTGACCCCATGGCATGCCAAATTGCCGAAGAAAATGCCGTTGCCAACAAAGCCACAAATTACAAAATCCAACAAGGCGATTTTACCGCAAATCCAGAAATAATGCAAGCTATGTTCAACTTCAAGCCCGATATTATTTGTGCCAACTTGGTCGCCGACTTACTGGTAGATCTTGCACCATATATCAAACGGCTACTTGCGCCGGGCGGAAAGTTGATTGCGTCGGGAATTATTGACAAACACGCCAAGCGTGTAGAAGAGTCCTTAGGGCTGCAGATTACACAACGTTTACAACGCGAGGGTTGGACAACATTGAAAGGAGAACTCTAATGAAACACACATACCATACCAAAGGCACCTGTGCCCATCAAATCGAAGTGGAAATCATCGATGGTATCGTCACACACGTCCAATTTTTCAATGGCTGCGATGGCAGCCTTGCCGCCGTGGCAAAATTGGTGGAGGGGCGACCGGCAGAGCAAGCACAGAAAATTCTGTCCGGCATTACTTGTGGGCGCAAATCGACATCTTGTCCCGACCAGTTGGCATGTGCTATTGCCGAAACATTGGCAGTGGAGTAAACTGTAAAATGGACACATCGAAAATCATTATATTGCGCGGCAATTCCGGGAGTGGCAAAGGCCTTGCAAGAAAAAATTGGGCGAGGAACACTATTAATTTCGCAAGATGATATACGCTGAGAAATGTTATGGGTGCATGGCGGAGCAGATAGCAAAAGCATCGAACTATTAAAGCATCTTATTCTGTTTGGTCATAATCATTGCGCTATCACCATTATCGAGGGTATATTGTACGCTGATGACCATGAAGAACTGTTTATGCAAATAGAGGATACCTTTAACAACCGAATGCTTGCATATTACTTTGATATACCTTTCGAAGAAACGCTAAAAAGGCACGAACAAAAGCAAAAAACGAAACAGCTCAACTTTGGAGAATCTGAAATGAAGACATGGTGGCGAGAGAAGGATTTCCTTTCAAACATTAACGAAAATATTATACATAAAGACATGAGTTTGCATGAGACAGTAGACAAAATTTGCCGTGATATAAAAACATAAGAGGGCGATATAAATCGCCCTCTTATGTTTAAAATTTTACAAAATTTCCAGCAGCGCCGTCTCCGCCGCATCGCCGCGGCGAATGCCGACACGGGTAATGCGTGTATAGCCGCCGCTTCGGTCAGCAAACTTGTCCGGTGCTTCGGTGAAGAGCTTTTTAACTACATCCTCGCGCGTGACAATCGCCAACGCCGCACGGTATGCCGCCAAGTCATTTTTCTTCGCCAATGTAATGACTTTTTCAGCCAACGGCGCGACTTCGCGCGCACGCGTGACTGTTGTGGTGAGTTTTCCCGCGTCCAGCAATTGCGTGACCATACCATACAGCATAGACATTCTGTGCGATGTGACGCGTCCTAATTTACGTGTTCCGGGCATATCAATACTCTCCTATTCTTCCGTCGCCAAGCCAAGCCCCATGGCGTCGAGTTTGGCAATGACTTCTTCCAATGATTTGCGACCCAAGTTCCGCACTTTCATCATATCGTCCTCGGTCTTTCCGAGCAAATCACTCAACAGATTGATACCGGCGCGTTTCAAGCAATTAAATGAACGCACACTGAGATCAAGCTCTTCGATAGTCATTTCCAATACTTTACTGTTGCCGGCGTCGCCGCGCTCGGTTGTCATGGCACCGCGCCCCATGAAGTCGGACAATTCAGTGAACAGTGCCAAATGGTTGGTCAGCATAACCGAGCCGAGGCTCAACGCCTC is a window of Oscillospiraceae bacterium DNA encoding:
- the rplQ gene encoding 50S ribosomal protein L17, coding for MPGTRKLGRVTSHRMSMLYGMVTQLLDAGKLTTTVTRAREVAPLAEKVITLAKKNDLAAYRAALAIVTREDVVKKLFTEAPDKFADRSGGYTRITRVGIRRGDAAETALLEIL
- the hydF gene encoding [FeFe] hydrogenase H-cluster maturation GTPase HydF; amino-acid sequence: MLNTPNATRLHIAIVGDCNVGKSTLFNTLLAQNAALVSAIPGTTTDVVAKAVEFLSLGPVVLMDTAGHDDQSDLGKARIEKTLQALEKADIVLIVIRGDVSPQTDALRTRLAQHGTPFLLVKNVEDRPDALCHSSMEEESIPAITVNAFTGEGIGSLCEAIASLVPQILEPPLTAHLVQSGDIVLLVMPQDKQAPKGRLILPQQQVIRDLLDNGCTAISTTPAQLSNALRHLTSLPKLVITDSQVFRQVREDLPQGMPLTSFSMLFARAKGDIELFIDGANAIDSLRPGDRVLIAESCTHVVQDGDIGREKIPKLLNKHAGGELQFDFAVGNDFPGNLRDYKLVVQCGGCMFNRKSMLSRLEKIKNAAVPVTNYGVVIAKLQGVLEDTVI
- the prmA gene encoding 50S ribosomal protein L11 methyltransferase, with translation MIYQRCRINTTVQSLDDVIAALSAAGFDQIEVESTAEFQYQLENRHNWELIDDDFADSLTQNAVTVYTQDDTQTQRLRECVCPLLDCHLTITKVDEQDWADAWQQYYRPIDIGERLRIQPAWLDCQDIGNRRIFYNNPGMSFGTGTHASTLLCLEMLESNIQGSERVLDIGCGSGILFISALLLGAGEAFAIDIDPMACQIAEENAVANKATNYKIQQGDFTANPEIMQAMFNFKPDIICANLVADLLVDLAPYIKRLLAPGGKLIASGIIDKHAKRVEESLGLQITQRLQREGWTTLKGEL
- the hemW gene encoding radical SAM family heme chaperone HemW, which gives rise to MTGLYVHLPFCARKCKYCDFYSLPMDTQHADDYLWALTKQIVQTTPVAIDTVYFGGGTPSLFGTSRIAVLLDVIANHFILAPNAEITLEANPESITPSTLIAWKHSGINRLSVGVQSLDEAALQWLGRMHTAKQAYQAVQQASQAGFDNINIDLLYGLPLQSIKHWQQTLESVTTWPIQHISSYGLKLELNTPLHKTGQTATDDEFAEQYCLMTELLPVHGFGQYEISNFARNGYEARHNMKYWQLQPYIGVGASAHGDFDGLRTAVVCDIRAYIHAMQTGGNIYTQQQTVTQRERAEEYLMLGLRTTHGVCREEYEKYLPRDAGAAIGCPQGSPFQKLASYQAHGLTDYVNLKGSGCKRWRLTPQGMLISNTLIGELLT
- the proB gene encoding glutamate 5-kinase; protein product: MITVVKVGTSTVTHASGDPNMRLLVKLARVLSDLAARGHYIVLVTSGAIAVGIAKMNLSERPADLPGKQAAAAVGQCALMHTYDSVFSDYGRTVAQILLSRRDLEHEPSRQNLLNTFNTLFALQSVVIVNENDSVSAEEIEDCGMIFGDNDRLSAEVAALLNADLLVLLSDIDAVYDGDPRENANAKPLAKIHAVDDVLRACAQGPGSARGTGGMMTKLQAAEICLTHGIEMVIAHGGEPDVLYDIIDGKNVGTRFLAL
- a CDS encoding RNA polymerase sigma factor, encoding MEDSAIVALYWQRQETALSKTQEKYGRRLYGTAQNILRDDEDSKECVNDALFKAWQAIPPSRPELLGAFLVKITRNLAINRWKAKRADKRGGDEVDLLLSELQDCIPAAGGVEDMLNAAAVTEIINEYLQSLEQTARVIFVLRYFHGESLGDISRRFQMNENNVKSILFRARKKLKAQLEKEEVIV
- a CDS encoding XRE family transcriptional regulator — translated: MTKKDIGQRLKRLRRDCDMTQKEAADLIGRSQQNIAHWEGGVSQPGAETLFTLIRLYGVTSLDEFYDKNAEKPPEQPVVIHNAKQTTNSIIAFPSQEIKPAETPNAAAAKRANALMRVFLMLDDLGRTTVEQVAHAEQRRCEAALTERELLVYDTPASAGVGHYLDGDGARRLTLRNVPRETDFGIRIQGDSMEPRLHDGDIAFVKATPSLQNGDIGLFVLNNESFCKRLSIDYSAQKVYLESLNAKYLPIEVKSEDVLRTVGRIL
- a CDS encoding helix-turn-helix transcriptional regulator, which encodes MKMAINRRLTLLRQEKKISQRQAARDLGISQALLSHYENGARKPSLQFICDVCDYYGVTSDYLLGRSFSRDGAVILAEDVPSAAGDNVLRGLASAMMQKKMIINATGILFDILGRPRKNELVKAAAQYISLTYYKLFRLMYASNKALPDNAFAVDSLIYQQVADSQLKTAEAELAVRLSELSEPLNVSFETLAEEFPHFNTSLLSVLNNAGRVTPSGQPLPAAKRTK
- a CDS encoding TIGR03905 family TSCPD domain-containing protein is translated as MKHTYHTKGTCAHQIEVEIIDGIVTHVQFFNGCDGSLAAVAKLVEGRPAEQAQKILSGITCGRKSTSCPDQLACAIAETLAVE
- a CDS encoding uridine kinase; this encodes MLWVHGGADSKSIELLKHLILFGHNHCAITIIEGILYADDHEELFMQIEDTFNNRMLAYYFDIPFEETLKRHEQKQKTKQLNFGESEMKTWWREKDFLSNINENIIHKDMSLHETVDKICRDIKT
- a CDS encoding GNAT family N-acetyltransferase, which produces MINDYTHRPATPDDLEQIWAKNIADNPGDERWIAWRDNFIQSNLDGKSKTFVTLYRGTPIGEGTLLLLSECIQGRTDLADGSIVVNLNALRMDKRHEGKGHMSRLVKLIEQHAADLGYKKITIGVAPRDTRPLAIYLYWGYDTLVRTDYEEDGELVLYYAKNL
- a CDS encoding YihY/virulence factor BrkB family protein produces the protein MQALRKILQTIVALVQRIHRQDMWGLAAQTTFFLMLSVYPLLLFFVSLMYQTGNELTNDTLHIVLPGDVASDIVEEITQASRLGGQWSLLAVIVSTWAASTGVWALMRGIHRAYHEKRMASPVRYRILALIFTFAFGIVMVISMFVLIFGRQAAQFISNQLGTENFAMTPGVRILVMLGVLSGFLTLLYRFTPGVGGKLRTHVLGAFIAAMAWIASAFVYEAYMNNFDPYSSIYGGIGAFLGLMVWVFILCLIVLAGAEINAYRRELTAKQRKNGVSL